The proteins below are encoded in one region of Silene latifolia isolate original U9 population chromosome 2, ASM4854445v1, whole genome shotgun sequence:
- the LOC141643877 gene encoding uncharacterized protein LOC141643877, with the protein MGEGYYSSKKTDAICHHVCGQDGCSGALIISRMRCLLRGVDLRSLVLFLVVIPLCIYGSYMHGQKITYFLRPLWERPPKPFTEITHYYNENVTMKVLCKLHGWGIREYPRRVFDAVLVNNEMDMLELRWNELYPYVTQFVVLESNSTFTGILKPLYFAINRDKFQFIEPRLTYGNIGGRFRKGENPFVEEAYQRVALDQLIRIAGIEDDDLLIMSDVDEIPSRHTIDLLRWCDEIPSILHLRLKNYIYSFEYHVDNNSWRASVHRYKGGVSRYAHFRQTDMILADAGWHCSFCFRRIDEFIFKMKAYSHNDRVRFSHFLNPKRIQDIICKGTNLFDMLPEEHTFREMIGKLGAVPRSYSAVHLPAYLLQNADKFKFLLPGNCIRENG; encoded by the exons ATGGGTGAAGGATATTATTCATCCAAAAAAACTGATGCTATTTGCCACCATGTTTGTGGTCAG GACGGGTGTAGCGGAGCTTTGATCATATCAAGAATGAGATGTTTATTAAGAGGAGTTGATTTAAGAAGCCTTGTTTTATTCCTTGTGGTAATCCCATTATGCATATATGGTTCATATATGCACGGTCAGAAGATAACTTACTTTCTTCGACCGCTTTGGGAACGACCTCCTAAACCTTTCACGGAGATCACACATTATTACAACGAGAATGTGACAATGAAAGTTCTATGCAAGCTTCACGGTTGGGGTATTCGTGAGTACCCCAGACGAGTATTTGACGCTGTTTTAGTCAATAATGAAATGGACATGCTTGAACTCCGTTGGAATGAACTGTACCCTTATGTGACGCAGTTTGTCGTGTTGGAATCAAATTCAACATTTACGGGAATACTGAAGCCGCTGTATTTTGCTATTAATCGGGATAAGTTTCAGTTTATTGAGCCTAGGTTGACGTATGGGAATATTGGGGGACGGTTTAGGAAAGGCGAGAATCCTTTTGTTGAGGAAGCGTATCAGAGAGTTGCGCTTGATCAACTTATCCGTATAGCTGGAATTGAAGATGATGATTTGCTTATCATGTCGGATGTTGATGAAATTCCTAGCAGACATACCATTGATCTTTTGAGATGGTGTGATGAGATTCCGTCTATTCTTCACTTACGACTCAAAAACTACATCTACTCTTTCGAGTATCATGTAGATAATAATAGTTGGAGGGCTTCAGTTCACAGGTATAAAGGAGGTGTGTCAAGGTACGCGCACTTTCGACAGACTGATATGATCCTGGCAGATGCAGGGTGGCACTGCAGTTTCTGTTTTCGGCGTATAGACGAgtttattttcaaaatgaagGCGTACAGTCACAACGACCGAGTCAGATTTTCCCATTTTCTCAACCCGAAGAGGATTCAAGATATTATTTGTAAAGGGACTAATTTGTTCGACATGCTTCCTGAAGAACATACTTTCCGAGAAATGATTGGGAAGTTGGGAGCTGTTCCGCGGTCTTATTCTGCTGTCCATCTTCCTGCATACTTGTTACAGAATGCTGATAAATTCAAGTTTCTTTTACCAGGGAATTGTATTCGAGAAAATGGTTAA